A single genomic interval of uncultured Desulfobulbus sp. harbors:
- a CDS encoding PKD domain-containing protein produces the protein MKTSISPRCAFHSQMVFLGTLFLVTSAQATDFSGSLKEVTITDALNANVPPVVQVATTVTGSTVTLDASGTTDSDGSIAEYKWDFGDGSSATGVTATHQFSNNSASVMLTVTDNNGGVAIKQITLALYAESFDTIVDDADATNFTTVGSWPNSTYNTDYYGTGYKYSTKGDGTAKATWTITVPTDGNYTLYTYKSAASSNRSSNAPFEIVNNGTSLGTVLVNQQVGSKIFFSLGAFTLQKGTVTIVLSSASDGYVIADAVKATYNP, from the coding sequence ATGAAAACATCTATTTCACCTCGGTGCGCATTTCATAGCCAAATGGTATTTTTAGGCACCCTGTTTTTAGTGACATCGGCTCAAGCAACAGACTTCTCTGGAAGCCTTAAGGAAGTGACGATTACTGACGCCTTGAATGCGAATGTACCACCAGTTGTACAAGTGGCAACTACAGTGACGGGTAGTACTGTGACCCTTGATGCCAGCGGAACTACCGATTCTGATGGTAGTATTGCAGAATATAAGTGGGATTTTGGAGATGGTTCTTCTGCAACAGGAGTTACTGCAACCCACCAATTTAGTAATAACTCGGCTTCTGTCATGTTGACGGTTACTGATAACAATGGAGGGGTAGCTATAAAGCAGATAACCCTTGCACTATATGCAGAATCATTTGATACCATCGTGGATGATGCTGATGCCACAAATTTCACAACAGTGGGCTCATGGCCAAATTCTACCTACAATACGGATTATTACGGAACAGGGTATAAATATAGCACTAAGGGTGATGGGACAGCTAAAGCTACATGGACAATAACTGTTCCAACTGATGGAAATTATACTTTATATACGTATAAATCTGCTGCTAGCAGTAATCGTTCTTCTAATGCACCTTTTGAAATTGTGAATAATGGAACGTCTCTTGGTACTGTATTAGTCAACCAGCAAGTCGGCTCAAAAATTTTCTTTTCACTTGGAGCTTTTACTTTGCAAAAAGGAACTGTAACTATCGTACTATCAAGTGCATCTGATGGATATGTAATCGCCGATGCAGTTAAAGCGACATATAATCCATAA
- a CDS encoding fibronectin type III domain-containing protein yields the protein MMKHKILILGYFFIAEMIAAAAACYAQDYTFTWTANDEQIEGYKLYYKKGGVAAVPFDGTEAGGGKSPITLGKVTTYTITGLDAEATYHFALTAYKGSGESGYSTIITIDPSQTGSAVPAPQLLNIRLQ from the coding sequence ATGATGAAGCATAAAATTTTAATTTTAGGGTATTTTTTCATCGCAGAGATGATTGCAGCCGCCGCAGCTTGTTATGCTCAGGATTATACATTTACCTGGACCGCAAATGACGAGCAGATTGAAGGGTATAAGCTTTATTATAAAAAGGGTGGAGTTGCGGCCGTTCCTTTTGATGGTACGGAAGCTGGGGGTGGTAAGTCGCCTATTACCTTGGGCAAGGTAACTACCTATACTATTACGGGCTTGGATGCTGAGGCTACTTACCACTTTGCCTTAACCGCATATAAGGGTTCTGGCGAAAGTGGTTACTCAACAATTATCACAATCGATCCCAGCCAAACTGGCTCTGCAGTGCCTGCACCACAACTTCTTAACATTCGATTGCAATAA